The region CAACCTGCCGGTGGTCATCCTGTCGCTCTTCTGGAAGAAATTCAACACCGCTGGCGTGATCTCCGGCTTGGTGGTCGGCACGGTTGCCTCCATCGGCCTGGTGATGGTATCCCCCAACATGACCTATCCCAAGGTGGTCGCGGCCGGGGCCCAGAAGGTCATCGTCGCCATGGAGAAGAAGCAGGCATCCCTGCCCATGGGCGCCCAGCTTGACGAGAAGGACGCCAAGGCCCTTGCCAAGGCCAGGGTCGATTACGAGAAGAACAAGGACGGCACCTCCATCATGGGGCTCGACAAGCCGATCCTGAAGCTGAAGAACCCGGGCATCATCTCCATCCCGCTGGGCTTCCTGGCCGCCATCCTGGGCGCCCTGGCGTTCCCCAGCAGGCGTTCCGAAGAGATGTTCGACGAGATCTATGTGCGTCAGAACACCGGTATCGGCATGGCCAAGGCCATCGACCACTGATGGTGTAATATTCGCGAGCAGGTGTATAATGGGGAAAGCTTTTGGCTTTCCCCATTTATTTTGTACCGTTCAGGGGCCCACCATGAGGCGAATGTCACGGCATGTGCCGGCAACCGTGGAGCCGGCGGCAGCCCGTCATCCCGGCGCCGGGGGAGGGGAGCGCGATGTCCTGGGAGCGCTGCCCGATCCGCGCCGTATCGGCCGTTACTGCACGGCCGACGAGATCGGCCGTTTCCTGAGGAGCATCTCCGCTCTCCTGGATGAGGACCGCCGGCGTATGGCGGAATGGCGCGCCGAAGGCGACCGGCTCATGCACGGCATTGCCGGGGCCGGGCACGAGGGGTTGAAAGGCATCCATGAGGCCCTGAACCGGATCGAGGTCGAGCGCTTTCTCCTGCTTTTTTCCGTTGCCTCCCTTCATCACAACTGCACCCGGTACCGGGACGAACTGGCCGAGCGCGCCATGGCCACGGTGGCCGAAGAACTCGAAAACAGCGGGCGGCCCGCGCCCCCCGTCCCCTTTGCCCTGATCAGCATGGGCAGCGACGGACGCGAGGAACAGACCCTGATTACGGACCAGGACTACCTGATCGTCTACGGCGACGGCGGCGGCGAGGAGGCGGATCGCTATTTCCTCGACTACTCCACGCTGTTGGTGGATCGGCTGGAGGAGGCCGGTTTCAAGCGCTGCACCGGCGGCATCATGCCGACGAACGCCACCTGGCGCGGTTCCCTCGCCCAATGGCGCAAGCGTCTTTTGGCCATTGTCAGGTACGAGGTGGAGGATTACGGCAAGAACATGATGGATCTGATCGTCCTCTCCGATGCCCGCCATGTCGCCGGAAACCGTTCCATAGCCGAGGAACTGATCGGTCTGATCAGGGGCATGGAGCGGGACTACTTTCAGGTGTTGTGGGGGATGGCCCGGGCGGCGACCGAGATGCGGCTGGCGTTGGGGTTCATGAAGCGGCTCTGGACCGAGGGGAGCGGCGAACACAAGGGGGAATTCAATCTGAAGCTTTTGGCCTGGGCGCCCTTGGTGATGAATATCCGCATCCTCGCCATCAACCAGGGGGTGCCGGCCACGAACACCGTGGAGCGTATCGCCTTTCTCGAAAAGGAGGGGAGTTTTTCGGCGGAGATGGCCCAAGGCCTGCGCGAGGCGTATTATATCCTGACCAAATACCGTATCCTCATGCAGATCAACGTAATCAAGGGCGTCCAGGGGGATTCCCACTACCTCAACCCCTACCGGCTGCCGGCGGAAGAACATGAAAAGATCCGCCACGCCATTATCAGGATCGAGGAGTTGCAGAAAATCATCCACACGAATTTTTCGATCGTGTAGCCGCTGCCGCCGCCTGCCGGGGCGCGTCCGGGATCAGCGGGCTCCTTCGGGGGGAAGGGGGAATGGAAAAGGGAGCGTCGCACGACACTCCCTTTTCTGTTTGCTTCCCGTTTTGTGGTTGCCGGAACTACGGGCGTTTTTTGGCGGCGGCCTTCTTGGCCTTCACCGCGGGCGCCTTGTTCGTCCAGTTGTTCAGGTCATGGGCGATGTTGTGGCAATCCTGGCATTTGGGGAACTTGGTCAGGATGCCGGCCGGATGCGGGGTGCCGTGGCAATCCTGGCACTTGGGCAGCATCTTGTGCTTGTTCTGGTGGCACGTTACGCACAGGAGCTTGCCGTGTTTCGCCTTGCTGGCCGCCAGGAAGGACATGGCGTTTTTGTGGCAGGCGGCGCAATTCTTGTTGGCGAGCGACGAACCGTAGGTAACCACCTTCGGCATATGGGCCTTATGGCAGCTTTTGCAGTCGGCGGCGGTCATGTCGCTGGAGTGGGGCTTGTGACACTGGGTGCACAGGGGGATCTTGCCGTGCACGTCGTGACAGAAGGAACAGTTCAGGGCGGTATGCTTGCTCTTGTTCTCCCTGAGCTGCTTGATCTGGCCACTGTGGCAGGAAAGACAGGGGTCGGTCACGTTGCGGCCGAAGGAGATGTCC is a window of Geobacter sp. FeAm09 DNA encoding:
- a CDS encoding cytochrome C — protein: MRTAARILAALSLAVSFAAGAWAADAPATTLVNLDCVKCHAKPPADIAAAGGAHKTSVSCLDCHVGHPPAVKKPIPKCSMCHSDKPHYKLAGCLSCHKNPHKPKDISFGRNVTDPCLSCHSGQIKQLRENKSKHTALNCSFCHDVHGKIPLCTQCHKPHSSDMTAADCKSCHKAHMPKVVTYGSSLANKNCAACHKNAMSFLAASKAKHGKLLCVTCHQNKHKMLPKCQDCHGTPHPAGILTKFPKCQDCHNIAHDLNNWTNKAPAVKAKKAAAKKRP
- a CDS encoding putative nucleotidyltransferase substrate binding domain-containing protein, which produces MRRMSRHVPATVEPAAARHPGAGGGERDVLGALPDPRRIGRYCTADEIGRFLRSISALLDEDRRRMAEWRAEGDRLMHGIAGAGHEGLKGIHEALNRIEVERFLLLFSVASLHHNCTRYRDELAERAMATVAEELENSGRPAPPVPFALISMGSDGREEQTLITDQDYLIVYGDGGGEEADRYFLDYSTLLVDRLEEAGFKRCTGGIMPTNATWRGSLAQWRKRLLAIVRYEVEDYGKNMMDLIVLSDARHVAGNRSIAEELIGLIRGMERDYFQVLWGMARAATEMRLALGFMKRLWTEGSGEHKGEFNLKLLAWAPLVMNIRILAINQGVPATNTVERIAFLEKEGSFSAEMAQGLREAYYILTKYRILMQINVIKGVQGDSHYLNPYRLPAEEHEKIRHAIIRIEELQKIIHTNFSIV